A stretch of DNA from Alistipes sp. ZOR0009:
TTGATGTTAACGGAATATGGGGCGGTTATACCGGCGAGGGATCTAAAACGGTTACTCCAAGCAAGGCTTTTGCCAAGATATCGATGCGCTTGGTGCCCGATCAGGATTACCACAAGATTTCGGATCTATTTAAGGCGCACTTCGAGGCCATTGCTCCAAAGAGCGTGAAGGTTAAGGTTACCGCGCATCACGGTGGTTACCCTTACGTTGCTCCAAGTAACCATCCGGGCTACATTGCGGCATCGAAGGCATACGTTGATTCGTACGGCGAGCTACCTATTCCTGTACGTAGCGGCGGTAGTATTCCAATCATCACCACCTTCGAAAAGGTGCTGGGCCTTAAGTCTATTTTAATGGGCTTTGGCTTGGAGTCGGATGCCATCCACTCGCCAAACGAAAACTTCTCTGTTAGCCGCCTATTTAAGGGTATTGAAACGGTTAGCTACTTTTACTCGCACTTTAACGAGGAGATGAAGAAGTAGAATAAAATACTTGTAATATTCGCAGATAAGGCCGTTCTCCCTACGAGGACGGCCTTGTTTGTTTTCGGTTGGATATCCTACTATGGCGATACTTGCATTGTAGAGCGCGTTACTACCGCTATAAAGGTTGCTTGATGTTGCACAAAGGTGACTTGCGGCTTTACGGACGCCAATAATTGGTAAACAAGAGGCATTAATCGCTTTATTGAGGCCATTAATTGTTGTATTGAAGCCAATAATTTGGAAACTGATGGCATTAATTGCGTTATTGACGCCAATAATTGTTGTATTGACGGCATTAATTGCTTTATTGAAGCCATTAATTGGAAATCAGATGGCATTAATTGCTTTACGGACGGCAATAATTGGAAATCAAACGGCATTAATTACGTTACGGATGGCATTAATTGGAAATCAAATGGCATTAATTACCGTTACGGACGCAATTAATTGCCTATCAAGTGGCATTAATTGCTGTATAGACGCCGTTAATTGGTAGTCGAGCCGCATTAATTACTATCAAGAAGGTACTTGTATTAGGGTAAGCATCTTCCGATTGATGGCGAAGGACGCTTGTTGAGGGCGGAGATGTATTACTGGCTGTTGGATGATCGTAGTGAGTCGATCAAATGGCGTATGGCGGCGATTGGATGGCTAAAAAGCATTCGTGGTCCGGCATAGCGCATCACGTTTCTTATTTCTTGGCGCATGGACGGCTTGTAGCAGTGAATGGGGCATTTTGCGCACACGGGCTTTGC
This window harbors:
- a CDS encoding nitrous oxide-stimulated promoter family protein → MRIEREKRTIVKMIAMYCKAKHEPNGELCQSCSALRQYALERVARCKFGEAKPVCAKCPIHCYKPSMRQEIRNVMRYAGPRMLFSHPIAAIRHLIDSLRSSNSQ